The Vespula vulgaris chromosome 17, iyVesVulg1.1, whole genome shotgun sequence genome includes a window with the following:
- the LOC127069898 gene encoding eukaryotic translation initiation factor 2 subunit 1: protein MVLSCRFYKEKYPEVEDVVMVNVRSIAEMGAYVHLLEYNNIEGMILLSELSRRRIRSINKLIRVGKTEPVVVIRVDKEKGYIDLSKRRVSAEDVEKCTERYAKAKAVNSILRHVAELLHYDNDDQLEELYKKTAWHFEEKYKKQKASAYDFFKQSVLDPSILAECGLDEHTKEVLLNNIKRKLTSQAVKIRADVEVACYGYEGIDAVKSALKAGLALSTEELPIKINLIAPPLYVMTTSTPEKQDGLKALSDAIEVIQEKITSLGGVFNIQMAPKVVTATDEAELARQMERAEFENAEVAGDDDDEEEAEGMDDFSGGEGAEDEKTGHESAEEA from the exons atGGTGTTATCTTGtcgattttataaagaaaaatatccagAAGTGGAGGATGTAGTTATGGTAAATGTACGAAGTATAGCAGAAATGGGtgcatatgtacatttattagagtataataatatcgagGGCATGATATTACTTTCTGAATTGTCCAGAAGACGTATCAGATCTATTAACAAACTGATTAGGGTAGGCAAGACTGAACCTGTTGTTGTTATAAGAGTggacaaagaaaaag GTTATATCGATTTGAGTAAACGACGTGTATCAGCAGAAGATGTAGAAAAATGCACAGAGAGATATGCTAAAGCTAAAGCTGTAAATTCTATCTTAAGACATGTTGCTGAATTGCTACATTATGACAACGATGATCAATTAGAAGAACTCTATAAGAAAACAGCATGgcattttgaagaaaaatataaaaaacagaaagctTCTGCATATGATTTCTTTAAACAATCAGTACT GGATCCCTCTATTTTAGCAGAATGTGGGCTTGATGAACATACAAAAgaagtattattaaataacattaaaagaaaattgactTCTCAAGCTGTTAAGATTAGAGCAGATGTAGAAGTTGCTTGTTATGGTTATGAAGGAATTGATGCAGTTAAAAGTGCTTTAAAAGCTGGATTGGCACTCTCTACTGAAGAACTTCCTATTAAAATTAACTTAATTGCTCCTCCtttatatg TTATGACAACATCAACACCAGAGAAACAAGATGGTTTGAAAGCATTAAGTGATGCTATTGAAgttatacaagaaaaaataacatccTTAGGAGGagtatttaatattcaaatgGCT CCAAAAGTTGTTACTGCTACTGATGAAGCAGAGTTGGCAAGACAAATGGAACGAGCTGAATTTGAAAATGCAGAAGTTGCTggagatgatgatgatgaagaagaagcagaaggtATGGATGACTTTAGTGGTGGAGAAGGTGCAGAAGACGAAAAAACAGGACATGAATCTGCAGAAGAAGCTTGA
- the LOC127069907 gene encoding 40S ribosomal protein S20, with the protein MASTKTDNPEKPGQEVAPIHRIRITLTSRNVRSLEKVCLELINGAKKQKLKVKGPVRMPTKILRITTRKTPCGEGSKTWDRFQMRIHKRVIDLYSPSEIVKQITSISIEPGVEVEVTIAND; encoded by the exons ATG GCAAGTACCAAAACGGATAATCCTGAAAAGCCAGGACAAGAAGTTGCTCCTATTCATCGTATTAGGATAACACTTACTTCTCGTAATGTTCGTTCTCTTGAAAAAG tATGCTTGGAACTGATTAATGGGGCCAAAAAACAAAAGCTGAAGGTCAAAGGACCTGTTCGTATGCCTACTAAAATTTTAAGGATTACAACTCGTAAAACTCCTTGTGGTGAAGGATCCAAAACATGGGATCGCTTCCAAATGCGAATTCATAAGAGAGTTATCGATTTGTACTCTCCATCAGAAATTGTTAAACAGATAACAAGTATTTCTATTGAACCTGGTGTAGAGGTTGAAGTTACAATTGCAAATGATTAA
- the LOC127069879 gene encoding ubiquitin carboxyl-terminal hydrolase 20 yields the protein MPVVARNCPHIANHGDLSYIESVVSQKDRYNKCNDCNCNGPNLWLCLFPDCRWVACAETHLNHSTVHNQMFPAHCAHINLTTNRIWCYACKKEVISRYIPSPPLSPNQIDVKTMGNKYSGDAPNNIDNKMDGLDRLMLDKFYGEWFVNKVNNDRGLFNEKSGDSPDSTDSDESKDFSGKPRGLVGLQNIGNTCYMNAALQALSNVPPLTQFFLDCGHLVHYMSKDKKPALSLSYLNLIRDMWNRKTRGYVVPHGILSGIRTVHPMFRGYHQHDTQEFLRCFMDQLHEELKEHIEDDKDILLRLKGLGEHSSDDDETEVDGNGSSQSDGEYETCDSGVSEQSSLSDEGERGTKRRYSRVSQSEKLRNKFTNRSIKKSTVEQSFPQQQRSAPNSPAKHRTKKQMKTRSIISDIFDGKLLSSVQCLTCDRISTRVETFQDLSLPIPSRDHIDMLHQGSLTPQKAGPCSDVVYVTNQNGWLSWFLQWMRSWFWGPVVSLHDCLSAFFSADELKGDNMYSCEKCNKLRNGIKFSKVLELPEILCVHLKRFRHELMFSSKIANYVSFPLEGLDMRPYLHKECVSKVTTYDLISVICHHGTAGGGHYTCYALNSIVNKWFEFDDQCVTEVSPETVKHCEAYVLFYKKWSPEMMQLRDRTMELMEISSREPSELNFFVSRQWINRFNTFSEPGPIDNSDFLCPHGGENPMTAQISDKLCMPIPQAVWEYLYNTFGGGPACTQLYECPSCEEKYESLQKRRQYEMEIFQRLNHNTENPGAIYGLAMAWLRQWQGFVRGKETQPPGPIDNNSIVVNKNGLNILKVGSDCGQIPEELWHFFLNTYGGGPELMLHSCQRTIAPQTNTSLHSTSSPNLTDQSLKSGRAEMKSNKVCVARSSETLSQQDSAIESITSDSDSHQTQRDVNE from the exons ATGCCAGTCGTAGCAAGGAATTGTCCTCATATCGCTAACCATGGCGATCTTTCTTATATCGAAAGTGTAGTCTCTCAAAAAGACAGATACAATAAGTGCAATGATTGTAATTGTAATGGACCGAATCTTTGGTTATGTCTTTTCCCCGACTGTCGTTGGGTTGCATGCGCGGAAACACATTTAAATCATAGTACCGTTCATAATCAAATGTTTCCTGCTCATTGTGCTCATATAAATCTTACTACGAATCGTATATGGTGTTATGCttgtaaaaaagaagttatatCAAGATAcataccatcaccaccattgTCACCTAATCAAATTGATGTCAAAACTATGGGGAATAAATATTCTGGAGATGCacctaataatattgataataaaatggaTGGTTTGGATAGGCTTATGTTAGACAA aTTCTATGGAGAATGGTttgtaaataaagtaaataatgaTAGAGGATTATTTAATGAGAAATCTGGTGACTCTCCGGATAGCACGGATTCGGATGAAAGTAAAGATTTTTCTGGTAAACCAAGAGGTTTAGTTGGTCTTCAAAATATAGGTAATACTTGTTACATGAATGCAGCACTTCAAGCGTTATCCAATGTGCCACCATTGACTCAGTTTTTTTTGGACTGTGGTCATTTGGTACATTATATGTCCAAAGATAAGAAGCCTGCATTAAGTTTAAGTTATTTAAATCTTATCCGAGATATGTGGAATAGGAAAACACGTGGATATGTTGTGCCGCATGGCATTTTATCGGGTATTAGAACCGTTCATCCTATGTTTAGAGGATATCATCAGCACGACACACAAGAATTCTTAAGATGTTTTATGGACCAATTGCATGAAGAATTAAAGGAACACATAGAAGATGACAAAGATATATTGCTAAGATTGAAAGGGCTTGGAGAACATTCATCTGATGATGATGAAACTGAAGTAGATGGAAACGGTTCGAGTCAGTCAGATGGTGAATATGAAACATGCGATTCAGGAGTAAGCGAGCAGAGTTCTTTAAGCGATGAAGGAGAACGTGGTACAAAGAGACGTTATTCTCGTGTTTCTCaatcagaaaaattaagaaataagtTTACTAAtagaagtattaaaaaatctacCGTTGAGCAATCTTTTCCTCAGCAGCAGCGGTCTGCACCAAACTCACCTGCCAAACATCGTACCAAAAAGCAAATGAAAACAAGAAGTATCATAAGCGATATTTTTGATGGTAAGCTTTTAAGCAGTGTACAGTGTCTAACGTGTGACAGGATTTCTACAAGAGTAGAAACATTTCAAGATTTATCACTACCTATTCCAAGTAGAGATCACATTGACATGTTGCATCAGGGATCTCTTACACCTCAGAAGGCAGGTCCATGTTCTGATGTCGTTTATGTAACTAATCAGAATGGTTGGCTTTCATGGTTTTTGCAATGGATGCGTTCTTGGTTTTGGGGTCCAGTTGTTAGCCTTCATGACTGCCTCTCTGCATTTTTCAGTGCTGATGAGCTAAAAGGAGATAATATGTATAGTTGTGAGAAGTGCAACAAACTTCGtaatggaattaaattttctaaagtTCTAGAGCTCCCAGAAATACTTTGTgttcatttaaaaagatttcgtCATGAACTAATGTTTAGTTCTAAAATAGCAAATTACGTCTCTTTTCCATTAGAAGGATTAGATATGAGACCATACTTGCATAAGGAATGCGTGTCCAAAGTTACCACGTATGACTTGATATCTGTTATTTGTCATCATGGTACAGCTGGCGGTGGTCATTATACATGTTATGCATTGAAttctattgttaataaatgGTTTGAATTTGATGATCAATGTGTTACGGAGGTTTCACCAGAAACTGTTAAACATTGCGAAGCTTATGtgctattttataaaaagtggTCTCCAGAGATGATGCAACTACGTGATAGAACAATGGAATTGATGGAAATTTCATCTCGCGAACCATCTGAGCTAAATTTCTTTGTATCACGACAATGgataaatcgttttaatacattttctgAACCAGGGCCTATAGATAATTCTGATTTCCTTTGCCCTCATGGCGGTGAAAATCCAATGACAGCTCAAATAAGTGATAAACTTTGCATGCCAATACCACAAGCTGTTTGGGAATATCTTTATAACAC ATTTGGAGGTGGACCAGCATGTACACAACTTTATGAATGTCCAAGTTGCGAAGAAAAGTATGAATCTTTGCAGAAAAGAAGACAATATGAGATGGAAATATTTCAGCGATTAAATCATAATACAGAAAATCCTGGTGCTATTTATGGTTTGGCAATGGCCTGGTTGCGACAGTGGCAAGGTTTTGTTAGAGGTAAGGAGACACAACCACCTGGAccaatcgataataattcaatcgtcgtaaataaaaatggacTAAACATACTTAAAGTTG GATCAGATTGCGGGCAAATACCAGAAGAGCTATGGCACTTTTTCTTAAACACATATGGTGGAGGCCCGGAATTAATGTTGCATTCATGCCAACGAACAATAGCTCCACAAACTAATACTTCGTTACATTCCACTTCAAGTCCTAATCTCACAGACCAGAGTCTTAAATCTGGTCGCGCAGAAATGAAGTCTAATAAAGTATGTGTAGCCAGAAGTTCAGAAACACTTTCACAACAAGATAGTGCTATTGAAAGTATAACGTCTGATAGTGATTCTCACCAAACGCAAAGAGATGTTAATGAGTAA
- the LOC127069888 gene encoding vesicular inhibitory amino acid transporter: protein MTSFRGFYIPSFGATVNVAWETLKAKWPENSPCMELIRGTGMAGQGDSQARTGDFKSFGEGEDNTEMTTMNGEQAYREQNNVAIAEDSFSYQRNGDKARTGSLSSGEFSEYDEGGGEFGSSGVKINEWQAAWNVTNAIQGMFIVSLPFAVLRGGYWAIAAMVGIAHICCYTGKILVECLYEFDTVTGQRVRVRDSYVAIAKECFGPRWGARAVNIAQIIELLMTCILYVVVCGDLMIGSFPEGAIDTRSWMMLIGIFLLPLGFLKSLQHVSMLSFWCTMSHLFINFIIVGYCILEIGDWGWSKVKWTIDMKNFPISLGVIVFSYTSQIFLPTLEGNLIDRSKFNWMLNWSHIAAAAFKSLFGWICFLTFQNDTQQVITNNLHSPGFKGLVNFCLVVKAVLSYPLPYYAACELLERAFFRGRPKTIFPTIWTVDRELKVWGLAWRVGVIVFTILMAIFIPHFSILMGFIGSFTGTMLSFIWPCYFHLKLKRNSMEWSAVAYDCFVIFLGILFGVIGVYDSGTALIDAFEIGLPF from the exons aTGACTAGTTTCCGAGGATTTTATATACCGTCCTTCGGAGCGACAGTTAACGTTGCTTGGGAGACATTAAAAGCGAAATGGCCAGAAAATAGTCCATGTATGGAATTAATCCGTGGTACCGGCATGGCTGGTCAAGGTGATTCTCAAGCTCGTACCGGCGATTTCAAATCTTTTGGAGAAGGCGAAGATAATACCGAGATGACGACAATGAATGGTGAACAAGCATATAGAGAACAGAATAACGTTGCTATTGCTGAGGATTCTTTTAGTTATCAGAGAAATGG AGATAAAGCTAGAACAGGAAGTTTGAGCAGTGGAGAGTTTAGCGAATATGACGAAGGTGGTGGTGAATTTGGTAGCTCTGGTGTAAAGATTAATGAATGGCAAGCAGCATGGAATGTTACCAATGCCATTCAG ggaATGTTCATCGTATCCTTACCATTCGCAGTCCTACGAGGAGGCTATTGGGCAATCGCAGCAATGGTCGGTATTGCACATATCTGTTGTTACACTGGTAAGATTCTCGTCGAGTGTCTGTATGAGTTCGACACAGTAACAGGGCAACGTGTGAGAGTACGAGATTCTTACGTAGCCATTGCCAAAGAATGTTTCGGTCCAAGATGGGGTGCAAGGGCAGTAAACATTGCACAAATAATAGAATTGTTGATGACCTGCATCTTATACGTTGTTGTATGTGGTGATTTAATGATCGGCTCTTTTCCCGAAGGTGCTATCGATACAAGAAGTTGGATGATGCTGATAGGCATATTTTTACTTCCTCTTGGCTTTCTCAAATCTTTGCAACATGTATCAATGCTCAGCTTTTGGTGTACAATGTCTCatcttttcataaatttcattatcgttGGTTACTGTATCTTGGAGATAGGTGATTGGGGATGGTCTAAAGTTAAATGGACTATCGATATGAAAAACTTTCCAATCTCACTTGGTGTAATTGTATTCAGTTATACCTCTCAAATCTTTCTGCCAACATTAGAAGGGAATCTGATAGATCGTTCCAAGTTCAATTGGATGTTAAATTGGAGTCATATAGCTGCTGCAGCCTTTAAATCTCTCTTTGGATGGATTTGCTTTCTGACTTTTCAGAACGATACGCAACAGGTGATCACGAACAATCTTCATTCACCTGGCTTCAAAGGTTTAGTCAATTTTTGTCTGGTAGTTAAAGCTGTATTGTCTTATCCTCTGCCATATTATGCTGCTTGTGAACTCCTCGAAAGAGCATTTTTCAGAGGTCGACCTAAAACAATTTTTCCTACAATCTGGACAGTCGATAGAGAACTTAAAGTTTGGGGTTTAGCATGGAGAGTTGGTGTAATTGTCTTCACCATTCTTATGGCTATATTCATACCGCATTTCAGTATTCTCATGGGTTTCATTGGCTCCTTCACCGGCACCATGTTGTCCTTCATATGGCCTTGCTACTTTCATCTTAAACTTAAGAGAAATTCTATGGAATGGAGCGCTGTGGCATATGATTGTTTTGTCATCTTTTTAGGTATACTCTTTGGGGTAATTGGGGTATATGACTCTGGCACTGCTTTGATTGATGCCTTTGAAATTGGCTTACCCTTTTAA